In Glycine max cultivar Williams 82 chromosome 7, Glycine_max_v4.0, whole genome shotgun sequence, a single window of DNA contains:
- the LOC100801213 gene encoding phosphatidylinositol:ceramide inositolphosphotransferase 1: MSFYIGREASKLWKRFYAETTTELNLLAENWKYLLAGIAFQYIHGLAARGVHYLHRPGPTLQDLGFILLPELGQEKAYISETLFTFIFLSFVLWTFHPFIFKSKKIYTALIWCRVLAFLVASQALRIVTFYATQLPGPNYHCREGSKLATLPRPDSVFEVLLINFPQDAIYGCGDLIFSSHMIFTLVFVNTYHRYGTRRCIKQLGWTLAVCQSLLIIASRKHYTVDIVVAWYTVNLVVFFVEKKLKELPDRTNAAAALLLPLSTKDNKDGRTKEENHKLLNGNSGVDPADWRQRTQANGKILEDGHAHHVDTAMNGA, encoded by the exons ATGTCGTTTTACATTGGTCGCGAGGCTTCCAAG CTGTGGAAGAGATTTTATGCAGAGACAACAACCGAGCTCAACCTCCTTGCGGAGAATTGGAAGTACCTTCTCGCTGGTATTGCTTTTCAG TACATACATGGTTTGGCTGCACGAGGAGTTCATTATTTACATAGGCCTGGCCCTACACTACAGGATCTTGGATTCATCCTTCTTCCG GAGCTTGGGCAAGAGAAGGCTTACATTAGTGAAACACTGTTTACCTTTATCTTTTTATCCTTTGTCCTT TGGACATTTCATCCCTTTATATTCAAGAGCAAAAAGATCTACACAGCTCTAATATGGTGCAGGGTTCTAGCTTTCTTAGTT GCTTCCCAAGCTCTACGCATAGTGACATTTTATGCTACGCAGCTTCCTGGTCCAAACTATCATTGCCGGGAG GGGTCTAAACTTGCTACACTGCCTCGTCCGGATAGTGTCTTTGAAGTCCTCTTGATTAATT TTCCACAAGATGCGATATATGGATGCGGTGATTTGATATTTTCATCACACATGATCTTTACTCTAGTCTTTGTTAATACATATCATAGATACGGCACACGAAG ATGTATAAAGCAGCTAGGGTGGACACTTGCAGTGTGTCAGTCTCTTTTGATAATAGCATCACGCAAACATTACACGGTTGATATAGTTGTTGCCTG GTATACGGTGAATTTGGTGGTATTTTTCGTTGAGAAGAAATTAAAAG AATTGCCAGACCGGACAAATGCTGCTGCAGCACTGCTGCTACCATTAAGCACCAAGGACAACAAAGATGGCAGGACCAAAGAAGAGAACCACAAGTTGTTGAATGGGAATTCTGGTGTTGACCCTGCGGATTGG AGGCAGAGAACTCAAGCAAATGGCAAGATTCTGGAAGATGGCCATGCACACCATGTTGACACTGCAATGAATGGTGCATAG